A genomic region of Glycine max cultivar Williams 82 chromosome 15, Glycine_max_v4.0, whole genome shotgun sequence contains the following coding sequences:
- the LOC100795753 gene encoding homeobox-leucine zipper protein HDG11: MDSSMASVGGSGDEGSDNFNQGRRPSYKRLTSAQTARLERFIKDCPHPDEAQRRQLASEIGLETKQVKFWFQNKRTQIKHEKVSSLLARYLEKQMSPPEFQQVFNIPIIGSSSHAPKLENSSLNYEIGGSSSHGPSLYGMQIMDGHDHNLMGSEGIEKTLMLKVAASAMEELVRLIRINEPCWIKSSTQDGQLILQHENYEKMFPRTNNFKGVNLRVEATKDSGIVSINSIQLVDMFLDSDKWINLFPTIVTKAKTIKVLENGLVGSRSGALQLMFEQMHVLSPLVQPREFQFLRYCEQIEEGVWVTWVEHVEVDDKIQTHQLYKDLIGTGIAYGTERWIMELQRIGERFACFYVERIPIQDSGGVINSLEGRRSVMNFCHRMIKVFCESLTMSGNLDFPLLKMENNSGVRVSIRKNRNHLGQPKGVIVVAATSIWLPLHYMKVFEFLTDDRRRAQWDVLCCGNNANKVAHISNGIHPGNCISISRPFIPSENNALILQESFTTPMGSYVVYAPTDVASMISAINGEDSSMLPVLPSGFVISADGEPNAALEAFNSSDIERLGGSLLTVAFQILASSPDGINMPNMESVAAVNSLLTSTILKVKDALNCNNLE; the protein is encoded by the exons attCATCAAGGATTGCCCACACCCCGACGAAGCCCAACGACGTCAATTAGCTTCTGAGATTGGGCTTGAGACTAAACAAGTAAAGTTTTGGTTTCAGAATAAGAGGACCCAAATCAAg CATGAGAAAGTGTCTAGCCTTCTTGCAAGGTACTTGGAGAAACAAATGTCACCGCCTGAGTTCCAACAGGTTTTTAATATTCCTATCATAGGATCAAGTTCACATGCTCCAAAACTTGAAAATTCATCACTAAACTATGAAATTGGTGGAAGTTCAAGTCATGGTCCAAGTCTTTATGGTATGCAAATTATGGATGGTCATGACCATAACTTAATGGGAAGTGAAGGTATAGAGAAGACCCTGATGTTGAAGGTTGCTGCTTCCGCAATGGAGGAATTGGTTAGGCTTATTCGGATTAATGAGCCCTGTTGGATCAAGTCTTCAACTCAAGATGGACAGCTCATTCTTCAGCATGAAAATTATGAGAAAATGTTCCCAAGGACCAATAATTTCAAAGGTGTCAATCTGCGTGTAGAAGCAACAAAAGATTCAGGAATAGTGAGCATTAATAGCATTCAACTAGTTGACATGTTTCTGGATTCG GACAAATGGATTAATTTGTTCCCAACAATTGTTACAAAAGCAAAAACAATAAAGGTACTTGAAAATGGTTTGGTAGGAAGTCGAAGTGGAGCCTTGCAGCTG ATGTTTGAACAAATGCATGTTCTTTCACCTTTGGTGCAACCTCGCGAGTTTCAATTCCTTCGCTATTGTGAGCAAATTGAAGAAGGTGTATGG GTTACTTGGGTTGAACATGTGGAAGTGGATGATAAGATCCAAACTCATCAGCTATACAAAGACCTTATTGGTACAGGAATTGCATACGGAACAGAAAGATGGATTATGGAACTTCAAAGAATTGGCGAGAGATTTGCTTGCTTTTATGTTGAAAGGATACCTATTCAAGACTCTGGAGGAG TGATCAATTCTCTTGAAGGAAGGAGGAGTGTGATGAATTTTTGTCATCGTATGATCAAAGTCTTTTGTGAAAGTTTAACCATGTCAGGTAACTTGGACTTCCCACTTTTGAAAATGGAGAACAATAGCGGGGTGAGGGTTTCTATTCGCAAAAACAGAAACCACCTTGGTCAACCAAAGGGCGTGATTGTTGTAGCTGCTACCTCCATTTGGCTTCCTCTCCATTATATGAAAGTTTTTGAGTTCTTGACAGATGATAGAAGACGTGCTCAG TGGGATGTTCTTTGCTGTGGAAATAACGCGAACAAGGTTGCACACATCTCAAATGGAATTCATCCTGGCAATTGCATATCTATTTCTCGG ccattcatCCCTAGCGAGAACAATGCACTGATTCTTCAAGAGAGTTTCACAACTCCCATGGGATCGTATGTTGTATATGCTCCAACCGACGTAGCAAGTATGATTTCGGCCATAAACGGAGAAGACTCTTCAATGCTACCAGTTCTTCCATCAGGTTTTGTCATCTCTGCAGATGGTGAACCAAATGCAGCTTTGGAAGCATTTAACAGTTCAGATATTGAAAGATTAGGAGGCTCATTGCTGACTGTGGCTTTCCAAATACTTGCTTCAAGTCCAGATGGAATCAATATGCCAAACATGGAATCTGTGGCAGCTGTGAACTCCCTTTTAACCTCAACAATCCTAAAAGTCAAGGATGCTTTGAATTGCAACAACTTGGAGTGA
- the LOC100818120 gene encoding putative germin-like protein 2-1 isoform X2, translated as MANLSLLLAVLALSLSVALAADNSALQDFCVADPKGQVLVNGFACKDPKLVEANDFFFSGLHIAGNTTNPNGSKVTPAFATQLPGLNTLGISMARIDYVPWGINPPHTHPRATEVLTVLDGTLEVGFVTSNPENRHFRKVLQKGDVFVFPTGLVHYQRNVGYDNAVAIAALSSQNPGLITVANAVFGATPDIDGDVLVKAFHLDKAIVSYLQSKF; from the exons ATGGCTAATCTCTCGTTGTTGCTGGCAGTTTTGGCTCTTTCACTTTCAGTTGCTTTAGCAGCTGATAATAGTGCTCTCCAAGATTTCTGTGTGGCAGACCCAAAAGGGCAAG TGCTGGTGAACGGTTTCGCATGCAAGGATCCAAAACTTGTTGAAGCAAACGACTTCTTCTTCAGTGGTCTTCACATAGCAGGCAACACCACAAACCCTAATGGGTCAAAAGTGACACCAGCCTTCGCAACTCAGCTTCCAGGGTTGAACACTCTCGGCATCTCCATGGCTCGCATTGACTATGTTCCATGGGGCATTAACCCTCCTCACACGCACCCTCGCGCCACCGAGGTTTTAACCGTTCTGGATGGTACCTTAGAAGTTGGATTCGTCACTTCCAACCCCGAAAACCGCCACTTCAGGAAGGTCTTACAGAAGGGTGATGTGTTTGTGTTCCCCACAGGACTTGTGCATTACCAGAGAAATGTTGGGTATGACAATGCTGTGGCCATTGCAGCTCTTAGCAGCCAGAATCCAGGACTCATCACCGTTGCTAATGCGGTGTTCGGGGCTACGCCGGATATAGATGGAGACGTTCTTGTTAAGGCTTTCCATTTGGACAAGGCTATCGTCAGTTATCTACAGTCAAAGTTCTAG
- the LOC100818120 gene encoding putative germin-like protein 2-1 isoform X1 encodes MANLSLLLAVLALSLSVALAADNSALQDFCIITFVSIDQIMAVLVNGFACKDPKLVEANDFFFSGLHIAGNTTNPNGSKVTPAFATQLPGLNTLGISMARIDYVPWGINPPHTHPRATEVLTVLDGTLEVGFVTSNPENRHFRKVLQKGDVFVFPTGLVHYQRNVGYDNAVAIAALSSQNPGLITVANAVFGATPDIDGDVLVKAFHLDKAIVSYLQSKF; translated from the exons ATGGCTAATCTCTCGTTGTTGCTGGCAGTTTTGGCTCTTTCACTTTCAGTTGCTTTAGCAGCTGATAATAGTGCTCTCCAAGATTTCTGT ATTATAACATTTGTGTCCATTGATCAAATTATGGCAGTGCTGGTGAACGGTTTCGCATGCAAGGATCCAAAACTTGTTGAAGCAAACGACTTCTTCTTCAGTGGTCTTCACATAGCAGGCAACACCACAAACCCTAATGGGTCAAAAGTGACACCAGCCTTCGCAACTCAGCTTCCAGGGTTGAACACTCTCGGCATCTCCATGGCTCGCATTGACTATGTTCCATGGGGCATTAACCCTCCTCACACGCACCCTCGCGCCACCGAGGTTTTAACCGTTCTGGATGGTACCTTAGAAGTTGGATTCGTCACTTCCAACCCCGAAAACCGCCACTTCAGGAAGGTCTTACAGAAGGGTGATGTGTTTGTGTTCCCCACAGGACTTGTGCATTACCAGAGAAATGTTGGGTATGACAATGCTGTGGCCATTGCAGCTCTTAGCAGCCAGAATCCAGGACTCATCACCGTTGCTAATGCGGTGTTCGGGGCTACGCCGGATATAGATGGAGACGTTCTTGTTAAGGCTTTCCATTTGGACAAGGCTATCGTCAGTTATCTACAGTCAAAGTTCTAG
- the TUBB gene encoding tubulin beta chain encodes MREILHIQGGQCGNQIGAKFWEVICDEHGIDHTGKYSGDSELQLERINVYYNEASGGRYVPRAVLMDLEPGTMDSVRSGPYGQIFRPDNFVFGQSGAGNNWAKGHYTEGAELIDSVLDVVRKEAENCDCLQGFQVCHSLGGGTGSGMGTLLISKIREEYPDRMMLTFSVFPSPKVSDTVVEPYNATLSVHQLVENADECMVLDNEALYDICFRTLKLATPTFGDLNHLISATMSGVTCCLRFPGQLNSDLRKLAVNLIPFPRLHFFMVGFAPLTSRGSQQYRALTVPELTQQMWDAKNMMCAADPRHGRYLTASAMFRGKMSTKEVDEQMINVQNKNSSYFVEWIPNNVKSSVCDIPPKGLKMASTFIGNSTSIQEMFRRVSEQFTAMFRRKAFLHWYTGEGMDEMEFTEAESNMNDLVAEYQQYQDATADEEEYEEEEEEEEIGA; translated from the exons atgagagaaatcttGCACATCCAGGGAGGGCAATGCGGTAACCAGATCGGAGCGAAGTTCTGGGAGGTGATATGCGACGAGCACGGCATCGACCACACCGGAAAGTACAGCGGCGACTCCGAGCTCCAATTGGAGCGCATCAATGTTTATTACAATGAAGCCAGCGGCGGAAGGTACGTTCCACGCGCCGTCCTCATGGATCTGGAGCCCGGCACCATGGACTCCGTCAGATCCGGCCCCTACGGCCAGATCTTCCGCCCCGACAACTTCGTCTTTGGCCAGTCCGGCGCCGGCAACAACTGGGCCAAAGGTCACTACACCGAAGGCGCCGAGCTCATCGACTCCGTCCTCGACGTCGTACGCAAAGAAGCCGAGAATTGCGACTGCTTGCAAG GGTTTCAAGTGTGCCATTCGCTTGGTGGAGGAACGGGTTCCGGCATGGGGACGCTTCTGATCTCGAAGATTCGGGAGGAGTATCCGGATCGGATGATGTTGACTTTTTCCGTGTTTCCTTCTCCCAAGGTTTCTGATACCGTTGTGGAGCCTTACAATGCTACTCTTTCTGTTCACCAGCTTGTTGAGAATGCTGATGAGTGTATGGTTTTGGACAATGAGGCTCTCTATGACATCTGTTTCAGGACTCTCAAGCTCGCTACGCCCACGT TTGGTGACCTTAACCACCTGATATCTGCCACCATGAGTGGAGTTACTTGTTGTCTACGTTTCCCTGGGCAACTGAACTCTGATCTTCGCAAGCTTGCTGTTAATCTTATCCCATTCCCCCGGCTCCATTTCTTCATGGTTGGGTTTGCACCCTTGACATCAAGAGGATCCCAGCAGTACCGGGCTTTGACTGTTCCCGAATTGACTCAGCAAATGTGGGATGCTAAGAACATGATGTGTGCTGCTGATCCTCGTCATGGTCGTTATTTGACTGCTTCGGCCATGTTCCGTGGTAAGATGAGCACAAAGGAGGTGGATGAACAGATGATCAATGTGCAAAACAAGAACTCCTCATACTTTGTCGAGTGGATACCTAACAATGTGAAGTCCAGCGTGTGTGATATCCCACCTAAGGGTCTTAAAATGGCATCCACTTTTATTGGTAACTCGACCTCAATCCAGGAGATGTTCAGGAGAGTCAGTGAGCAGTTCACGGCCATGTTCAGGCGCAAGGCTTTCTTGCACTGGTACACCGGGGAAGGAATGGACGAAATGGAATTCACCGAGGCTGAGAGTAACATGAACGATCTTGTTGCTGAGTATCAGCAATACCAGGATGCTACTGCTGATGAGGAGGAGTAtgaggaagaggaggaagaagaggagATTGGTGCTTAA